A region of the Vigna unguiculata cultivar IT97K-499-35 chromosome 9, ASM411807v1, whole genome shotgun sequence genome:
ACGGTGAAAGAACAGTGTTGAGAAGTGAATCTTCAATTTTGAAGTACAGAGAGAGGATTTGGTGAGAGTTGAGAATGAGTGAGGTTGTGTTGTAGATGTTCATTGTCGTTTGGATTCTAAAAACCTTTTGGTATGTTAACAGATCTTCAAAGTGTTAGTCGCACTTTTTCAGCAATGgccattatttttgttttgctaaatgTTTAAGAGTCCATTGTTATTTTAACGctcataaattttttacacttatttaacatacattattttatactttaatttttttaaataaaaaaaattactattttaataacttcTTTACTATTAAAAGTACATTATCGGGTGAAATTTTGGGtgtcaaataataatttttctttttaagagtTCTGATCGGTTAACAACACTAGAAGACGAAAAATACttaaatgataatttaaaataaaatcatattttaattatatttattttatattttcacgtatttattttatgtcttctaatactatttattaaaaaactagtattttagcgtgaaaaaaatatattaatgacaATCTCAAAAAATTACGAATAAGTAAAGtgtattttgttaataaaaagtaatgatgAATACGATTATACAGttaaatataattctatttCCCACAAAATTATATGCCTAAATATGAGTAATTTACTTGAGTTAATAAATGTTGacatacaataatatatatatatatatatatatatatatatatatatatatatatatatatatatatataattaatgaaataaaataatatttacatttgtGTTAAGTGTGAAGACTACTTCAAAAAATAGagtaattgtttttaaaaatgttttatcgTGATAGGGTTTATTAATATCTGATTTTTGAATTTGTTAAGACCAAATTGGATGGTCCAATGGTAGAATTTTCTATATCAATACCGATCTTACCGCGACATAGATGAactttttgatgaaaaatatgtataattttttaatttttttctatacgAGTTGGAGTACCcaagtattatattatatttatatattcttatactttatactttattgataaaaaaagaaaaattaacattaatcatcagaaacattaaaataataaagtatcaACCATTAATTTTCaggataatttaaaaaaatgaaatgtacaaattaaaaacatttctCACTTTATTTAGGTCTATAAAATCTCCTATTAATGTCaggaataattttttaaaaaatattaaatggtgTTTTCGTTAATTTGTTAGGAGGTGAAATAGTGGGCTCAGGTATTCTTATAAATACACCTCACATTGGCAACTCAAGCAATAAACAGTGTCTTCCGAGACAAAAGCTATTCTCTTCCTCAAATTCATGTTCTTGGGAAGTTTTTAGTATCAGATAATTGGAGTTCATCAAATCTTTATTGGTTTTTCAATTCATAAGGACAAATTAAGTTGTGTCGATCGTTGCATCCTTCTCCATCATTAGCAAGATTTGAAACCGATCAAGTCAAGTTTCTTTATGTTGTGACAAAGACCAAGATTTTGACAAAGAAGACAGCATAGGTGAGGATCGGCATTGTAAAATGGGTAAGACAGTGCAAtagattatattaaaattacgaatttcaatccaaattttgttgcacatttttctttaattaagttCCCATTTCATTGCAACAGAGACTTTCATGTCGTACTTTCTTGTCTTatcttggtttttttttttcttttctttgatgATTTCTCcattaaaacaaatttcataaaacacCATTCAAGACTTATCTTGAAATCTTGATAGTCAAGCTTGAAGACACTAGGCCAGATCTATTATTACTTTACACATATCATACTTtctgagaaaagaaaaaacattactTCATCAAACTCGCCTTAAAACATTATACAATTAAGTGTTTAGGTTTAGTGCAATAGCTATAGATACCACAGCACCTAGCACTAACCATCCCAAAGTGAAATACCCAACCAATATCGTTGGTCCAACATCTTCAGTGTCCTGCAATGACAGTTACGATGACATTCATAAAGAACCATGTTAATATTTATCTTGTAACTACAAGTTGTGGGAAGCAGAGGTACCAGTTGTGGAGGATCTTCATCTGGGATTTTTGTCTGTGTTATGTCAACCTCGAACGGCCAAATGAATGTTTCCGTATTGCCTACTCTGGCCAAACTCCAGTCATagattcttctttcttcttctgaGGACAGGATGATGTATGATTCCTAAACAAGGTAGTTCTCGATCATGAACAAATACCACAAATTTAGTGGATCGAATTTTGAATACATGTGCATTATACTCACTTTGAGAAGTTCCAATTTCTTCTCAAGTTCCTCCTCTTCTAAATTCTGACTCTTCAATTCTTGAATCTTGTTCCTATAGGCAACTCCCACCTGGTTTCAGTTCAAGCGTTAGAGACAGGTGTAAAACGTAAGTGAGTGAGTTGAAACAGAAAACGGAATTAAGGTGGTTGATTCGGACCATCTCAAAGGGACATCCTCGTGGAACACCTAGCCTACCATAATGATCTGCGTCTGTAATTGCTGCATTCTAAACCACGTCTTCATCAATTAAAAGCCCATAAATAAGAAAGTACTAAACTAAACCATGTATAAGAGTTCTGCAAAAACTTACGTAAGCCGCGGAGAATCCTTTCGACGTTAAGAGCTGAAATTAACGAATAGGGTTCCTTGGGAAGTTCAATGGAACTCTCTGAATCTACCCCTGTGTCGGAGGTCTCAGCCGAGGAGCTTCTGATGCGTAACAATCTCCGCGGTTTCAGAGTAAAAGAAACGGTGCTTGAGAAGCTAAGTTTTTGGAGTTGAGGGGTTGGAATGTTCTTAGCTGGAAGACATACTGGAGCAGTGGTAGAGGACACAGCCATTGCTTTACCTTTCTGTGGAGCGCACGCTCTgctattattttgttattaatcaCACATGCATGGTGGGATAAGGCAACACTCCTTCGCCATTAAAAAGTTATCAATAGGGGATTCTGTCAACTGTTTAACTATATTATAAAACGACAGGATTTTGTGAACAAAAGGTTGTCGTTATAGTATAGTGGTAAGTATTTCCGCCTGTCACGCGGATGACCCGGGTTCGATCCCCGGCAACGgcgaatttttataatttttctttatttaatattttgacaataccttaattatttcttttatagcAAAGCAGGTCGTTGTAGTATAGTGGTGACCCGGGTTCGATCCCCGGCAACGGCGATAtcgtttttcaatttttgtttattttatatcgtttataataaattatgtaagATTGTATAATTGAACTGTAATGTTGTAGTATGGTGGTTACTATCTGCGCCTGTCATTTGGACGGCTCGGGTTCAAACGtggtcaattttttttcttcatattattAAGCATCATGACAATTGTGTATTTCTTTTCTACCtcttttacatttataatatcTGCAGCATTTAATATTGCTTATGTGCAGGTACCAAATacttttcattcaatttttgtATAATCTCACATTGAAGGATTGCATTGAAGTAATATAGATCTCTGCGAATTTAATGACACATCTTTCTGTGCCCCATCCCATATCAGCATGTtgttagagtttttttttttttttttcaattagtaatttttcattaattatttatccAGTTAATTTCTCTTCTTTGACTTGCTAGTTGCACTACTTCATTTGTATTTTCCTCTGATTTTACAGCATCTCATTATGCGTTGAATCTTGGGTACATATCGGTTTACCTGTCAAATTTAAGATCCACAGTGTGATAAACACATTCTCTTCTCGCAATGCTAAACTCATTTTGTGAAAGTTTACATAGCAAGCTTTGAAGGAAGCTAGCTAGTCTTGCAACACAGAGAGAGTTGTTTACAAAATTACTTAAAGAAATATCAAGAACTTGATCACGGTAGATGCTGAGCAGAACTAAATAAAAGCGTAGTGGAATAAGGCAGCTCCATCATTCCTTAGTTACATTCAAAACCCAGTACTCCACATAAATCTAAGACCTTCATTACActttaacaatattaattacACAAATCACTGTAATTTAGAATCACAGAACATAATTGAAATGTGCATACAACAAAAGAAGTTGATTGAGTGATAACCAAATTGACACAAGTTAACAGTATAATGACAACTCAGATTATGCTGATATCAACAACCACAAGTAAATCTACTTGATCTTGAAACAAAATCATCACTGTTTCAAGTTCAAACTGAATATCAAAGTGCCAGATTCATTTCTGGGCATGACGTGGCTCACTGTCTCTGAACTCATTACATATATGTTAGTAGTGTGAATGAAGATTTCAGAATTCTGATAATAGTTCATCATAGTTTTTGACCCACAAACTGTGCGGTTCATTGAATATAAAACAGATAAAACATAAACATGTTGAACCCCGGATCAAACGCagttgttattatattataaagttaAGAAGTACGAGGGTACAAAATAAAGTGCAGAAGAGATATATAGTGTGCATATATAACAGAACCAGTCGCATAAACTCACATAAAGTAAGAAATGAGAAGATTGAGAAAGGCAGAGAAATGAAAAGAAGTATAGAGCATAGTTTAAGTCCTCTTCACCGGATCAAAGTTGGCAACACCAACAACTGCTCCAAATATGGCTACCAGCACAACTCCACCGGCGAAGATGCTGAGTAGAAAGTTCTTGAGAGAAGGAGAGAAATCGGATGCAGCAGCATTAGCCACCTCCGGGATCACCATGGAGGCTGTGACGGTGGCGGCTGTGAGTCCTGTCACTGCCTTCTCCTTCAAAGATGCATTAATTTGAAGGTTGGATTTTGACGGTGGCTTTTTTGAGAGGGTCCTCTTTGGCAGTGGCTTGAAGAAGGCTTGGGATGAAGGCTTGGTGTGCGTGACAGAGGTCAGAGACAAAGCCACTGGAACAGAAGCTGAAGCCATCTCAGGAGTTGCCTTGGTTGCTCTGAACTGAAGATTCTGCTGAAGAGGTTGAAGCTCAGAGAATGGATAATGAAATTGAGATTTTGTGTTAACGTGGCACTCGTAGGTTGTCCTACGTGGGATATTCTCTACTTGCTATTGGGAGGATAACGTTATCATAATCTGGAACATCGTCCCATAATTAAGACCTCATATGTTAGGCTCAAAACTCTTCTCAGAAGAATGGTAGAAACTAATACCACTTTTTATTCCTTAAAGATcgtaattaaataactaaattcatgaaatcagtttaaaaagtaaaatttaactACCATAAAAAGACctgtagaatatatatatatatatatatatataaagttgttAATTTTACTGTGTATTTCTCTGGTTCATAATTGATCTTTGGGGGAACAAAAAGTAGATAAAGATACAAATATCAGAACTAGCCTCATACAAACAAATTATGAAACAGTAGAAATTACTTGTCTCACTCTCATGCTTGCATCAGAATTGTGGGAAGAAATTTTTACATTGGATCCACTTGAAGGTTCGTACAAGAGTCTTGAATTCATAATTTCTTAATCATATCTTATGTAGGAAATAAATTGTTAATACTAAGCCCTGTATGTATACTAAAGCACCACTCCCAACTATCACCAGTTAAATCAACCAATGGTATTTGACGAATGAAATGAAACGTAGGAGGCGCACGTGTATGTATGTAGTTGAAGTTGATTCATCATGTATTGAGCACCCTAGGCTCTGGCTCCATATGTCTGAGATGAATGCCTTGTGGAAGAAGGTTGTATCTGATGTTGAGTTCTTCAAATATCTTCTTTATTTCCATCACCAATTCTGttcttctcttgtttttctCCCCAAACTCTTGAAAGTTCATTGTGTGGGTAACGTATATACCCATCTTGATCTTGTTTACGTCTTCAATGTCCTTCACTACTAAGCCATAATTTGGGTGCCAGTACTGTGGGTTTCTCTCCAGGTACCTTAGttatatgaaaacaaattaGAACAAAGAAAAGCATACACATACTGTGTTCATATGTTGTTACATCATCCATGGATGGACCAATAATACTCATTTATGCATGAAGATACAATAATTAGCTTACCTCTTTACTCTTTCTCTCAGTGCCCCAATTTTCTCAGCTGGTGTTGTAAAATCAATTGAGAACTCTACACGGTCACCCATATCTGGGCTTCTGTAATAGTTGCTAATCGGTTTCATGGCCAACAAAGAATTTGGATAGTACACTTTTTCATTGTTAAGCTTCAAGAACACTGTGTTCAATATGTTCATTTCTTCAACCAATAGCTGCCAGATTAGTGGAATCCATTAATATGCAAATCTCAAACACGGAAACAAAATTTAGTGGCTGTAGATTACCTCAACCCCATCAACAACACATCGATCACCAACATCAAATGGATGCATCACAAACACGAAGATAATAGCTTCAAATATGTTCTTACAAGTGTTTCCAAACATGAAAGCTGCAAGTACCAGCTGGGAAGATAGAAACACGAGTACTTTTGTTGTTGCAATCTCCATAAGTAGAAGCCACACGATTACGGTCACCACTATTAGGATTACCGTCACGAGCTTGTTTAGTTGTCTCACAGCAGTTTTGGTGTCGCTTAAGGCATGTGCCAATGCTTTGCGTTCCTGATATACCTTCAACTGAAGAAGAACACAAACATTATGGAATGATATGTTTGCAACCCAAACAGAATTTAAATCCTTTCATTATCTTGACAATATTTTAGATAGGCATATGTAGAAGACCTTACCAACCAGTCTGTTAAGGACTTCCTTGTAATCTGACCCGTTTCTGGTTCAGCCAGTAGGGGATATACCATCCTCACTTCTTCCTTAATCATGAACCTCCGTAGTTCATCCTCGTCAATGTACCTATTCATAGTGACAGAAAAATTTGAATTGGGAGATACAAGAGAGGCAAATATCACAAAAAAGGAGAATTATCAATACAGGAGACCAAAAAAAGTATCTTTTGATTTGGACACTTCCCCAGTATCTCAGTATCGTACGAGTGTCAGTGTCTGATACGTGTAGGACACATGGACAAAGCCATTTGTGACAGCGGATATACTTACGTGCAACCAGGGGCAGCAACATTCCTGAAAATGTGATAGGCTGCAGCAGTTGCTTCCATCTCATTAGTAATCTCTTTATCAGTCTGTTCATTTTCTCCATCATCAAAAGTTTCATCTAGTGCACTAGAGATTGTGGATAGCCCTGAATTTGTCATTGCATCTACCAAAACCTTCATAGTCCATGCAGAAACCTTCTCTTGTTTCATCTGGTGAAGCTTTGCAATATCAATAGTCTCTTTCTTCATTCCACCCTTCCCATCTGTACTCCTGAAACTGAAGTGACCAACACTGACTGATTTCCCAATCTTCTCAGCCTCTTCTACAAGTGGAGGCCCAGAGAGAGTCTGCAGAATGTACTGGTGGAAAAGCGACTCCTGAATTCGATCAAAGAAAGATTTAACATGAAAATTTGACGCCAAGATCTTCAGCAGCAATGTCTTCATGAACCACAGGAAAGCTCCAATGAGGAGGGAAGCAAGAGTCCTTGTTACCCCATTCAAAATCTTTGTGGCCAATTCAGATCGATCCACCCCCCGGTTAATCAACAGCACCCATGTGAGAAGAACCAAACCAAGCCAAATGAAGAACTTGACACACTTCTTCAGACCATGGACAAAATACAGCACCTTTTTCCTCAACAAAAAGTTGGTCTCAATCAAGAAAACAACAATGCGCATGAACCATCTTGTAACCAACATTCCACAAAAGGTCACCATCACAAGCACACACCATCTCCAAatccccaaaccccaaatctcTGTTCTTTTAAGTTTTCCAACTGTTAAACTAGCCACCAAGCTACTTGTAAGGCACACGAACACAAACCATTCAAACAAAACCTTAGCCGTCACTCTCCTACTACGTTTGCTTTTACTCAATTCAACTTTTCTGTAAATGATTTCATCGAAATCCTCCCCGCCAGCCGGGCCCGGAGACGCCATCAACGGCGTCTTGGGAGTGATCACAGAAAGGATGGAGACTGTTCTATTAACAGTTCCAGGTTTATTGTTAATAGGCGATGCTTTATACGGTGAACCAACACCCAAATTTTCTTGCAAAGTTGAGGTACCATTCTCTTCCAAAAGAGTCCCATCAACAGGGTAAGGTTGTTCACCAAACCTTGATTTGGGTTTGGAATACACTGACCTCGTGAGTGATTTTCTCCGGGTGAGATTGGCGCTGGAAACGGGAATCTTTGGGGGCTTGTTTGGGCTTGGCATGAACCTTATCTCAGGGGAAGCACAGTTCAAAGGTGGCGACTTTGCAGCAAACTCGTTGTCGTTTAACATTCTGTGAGGCGAATTCCCCCTGCTCTGTTGCTTTGGCATCAAAGATTCACCACCACCCTCATATGGAATCGCCACCGTAACTTCCCTTTTCTTCTCCCCCAAGCTCACCTCGCCGCCGTGAAGACCTTCCTTCTTAAAATTAGCATCCATTCAAGAGCCTGCGCCAGAAATGCAAAGTTGACGAAAGTAGTAAGTAAATCAATCACAAGAAATGAACACTCTGATGCTAGTCTACTATTGGACatgtgtttttccttttcaacatTTTAATGATATATACCAAGAACAACTTGGATTTGGACTAATAGTACTAGACAAAACGgtataaataaaagaacaacAGAGTATGAAAGGAAACAGATCAGCTGAAGCTGTAACTAGTTATGTTAGATAGTAGTATACACAGTGGATGACAGACAAAGTTGGTTGGCAAAGGTTGGAAAAACACAAACATGGACAAAGGTCCAACTTTGCATCAATGGATGGATGAAAAACGGGAAACGGTATTATGGGTCAGTGTGCTTACATGAGAGTCAAAAACAACGGCGAAGTTTTGGGGGCAAGGAAGAAGACTAATTGAAAAGTTTGAGTCTTTAGACTTGAGagtagagagagaaagtgaatgTAAAATGTGGGAGTGAGTTGCAGCGGAAGAAACTCCGGATTTGCATCGCAGGTCCCAATAAAGTCCAAGCCGATCAGAAAAGAAGCCTCTGAAAAATAAGGTAAGTAAACAAATAGCGGAGCAGGTATTATTTACTAAACACTTTTTGCATCAAAGTTGATCTAGTTGGATAACAATCTCAAGCATATCTCATAAACatataaactataatttttaattgctgatttttattcataatgTAGAGTGATAGAGAGAATACATTGGTAGTACTACTCATTGTGTTCacattagaaaaattaaaaaatcgaTTTTTTTAAGATTGTTTAGCTGGTGTTAATagaataatatttgtttttttttaagttgtctTTTTGTAATTAGTCCCTTCAAAACTGGCATTTGTACggtgttaaatttatattattataatccttCGTATACTTTGTTATCATTAACTATCTCTATTGTTTAGAGTTcttaaactataaataaaaagtatgaaGTAAATTCAAAAGTTTTGTAACATCTATTCCACCGGTGAGTCTTATGCCTTAACTACAAGGTTAGATGGAAGTGGATCATTTCCCATTGAAAGTTATAGGAGAAATTCTAATTAGAAAACTGTAGAGGGGTTTAATCGAAGGTTTGggtgatatttattttaataaacgcataatttaattaaatatatactcacttttgtttctctatttctttttattcGTGTTTCTAGTTTTATTGAGttgtttttcatatatattttttaatcagatTCTACTAGTGGGATGAtgtggaataaaaaataatgttgacggtaagtaaatataaaatgattaacCTGATCAACTTGTGGTGAGTGTTGTTTATTGTTTGAGCACTGTTTCATTAGATTATTGGAAGTTTTTAGCGCATTTTCAGCTTCTATTTTATCTTGTGCTTACTCTTCTTACTCAGTGAAAAAGTAACTATTAAGTGAGTGGAACTATTttgataaatgaaaataattggtTTTGACATTATCGATGACTATAAATAATGGATAATGAGTATGGATTGATATTATTTGTCAAAGTTAATTAAATCATGATATTTTAGTATATACTGTGTACCTCCTATTATGTTGTCGTTTttttacacttttaaaataaacattatttgACTTATATAAGTTGTCAACTTTCAAGTGATTTGTAATTCAAATATGGTTCAATTTGAGTAGGAAGCGTGTTCATTGAAAACACATATTTGTTACTTTTGTGTAATCTGGTAGCAACACTTTGACCCACCTTTGAATTATCGAAGCTGCCCATGTTTCTTTAAgtgatttcaaaataaaaaacaccgACAATTGTTAGCTACAAAAATCGCATAATATCTGAAA
Encoded here:
- the LOC114162461 gene encoding mechanosensitive ion channel protein 10, which translates into the protein MDANFKKEGLHGGEVSLGEKKREVTVAIPYEGGGESLMPKQQSRGNSPHRMLNDNEFAAKSPPLNCASPEIRFMPSPNKPPKIPVSSANLTRRKSLTRSVYSKPKSRFGEQPYPVDGTLLEENGTSTLQENLGVGSPYKASPINNKPGTVNRTVSILSVITPKTPLMASPGPAGGEDFDEIIYRKVELSKSKRSRRVTAKVLFEWFVFVCLTSSLVASLTVGKLKRTEIWGLGIWRWCVLVMVTFCGMLVTRWFMRIVVFLIETNFLLRKKVLYFVHGLKKCVKFFIWLGLVLLTWVLLINRGVDRSELATKILNGVTRTLASLLIGAFLWFMKTLLLKILASNFHVKSFFDRIQESLFHQYILQTLSGPPLVEEAEKIGKSVSVGHFSFRSTDGKGGMKKETIDIAKLHQMKQEKVSAWTMKVLVDAMTNSGLSTISSALDETFDDGENEQTDKEITNEMEATAAAYHIFRNVAAPGCTYIDEDELRRFMIKEEVRMVYPLLAEPETGQITRKSLTDWLLKVYQERKALAHALSDTKTAVRQLNKLVTVILIVVTVIVWLLLMEIATTKVLVFLSSQLVLAAFMFGNTCKNIFEAIIFVFVMHPFDVGDRCVVDGVELLVEEMNILNTVFLKLNNEKVYYPNSLLAMKPISNYYRSPDMGDRVEFSIDFTTPAEKIGALRERVKRYLERNPQYWHPNYGLVVKDIEDVNKIKMGIYVTHTMNFQEFGEKNKRRTELVMEIKKIFEELNIRYNLLPQGIHLRHMEPEPRVLNT
- the LOC114162462 gene encoding uncharacterized protein LOC114162462, producing MASASVPVALSLTSVTHTKPSSQAFFKPLPKRTLSKKPPSKSNLQINASLKEKAVTGLTAATVTASMVIPEVANAAASDFSPSLKNFLLSIFAGGVVLVAIFGAVVGVANFDPVKRT
- the LOC114162922 gene encoding NAD(P)H-quinone oxidoreductase subunit U, chloroplastic, coding for MAVSSTTAPVCLPAKNIPTPQLQKLSFSSTVSFTLKPRRLLRIRSSSAETSDTGVDSESSIELPKEPYSLISALNVERILRGLPITDADHYGRLGVPRGCPFEMVGVAYRNKIQELKSQNLEEEELEKKLELLKESYIILSSEEERRIYDWSLARVGNTETFIWPFEVDITQTKIPDEDPPQLDTEDVGPTILVGYFTLGWLVLGAVVSIAIALNLNT